In one window of Streptomyces roseofulvus DNA:
- a CDS encoding GNAT family N-acetyltransferase, translated as MTVIVRDVRPEDAEGFARVRRAAVPFMLATAEQVAFDWAHAHPEAHSRPLVAVTEDGEVIGTAQVGLAHDAPRPGVGYLNVYVHPDHQGLGAGTLLVRTAEEHLAERGATVLYGWAMDEPSNRAYAERRGYTASRTAHFLRLDLTAGLPPLQAPPPGVALLTAEEFAADPRPLFELDAVTTADEPGDVGAELDDYAHWLDTTWNHPLFDRALTMVAVVDGEPAAFSAARTDGLGRYATGMTGTAPAFRGRGLAKLAKNASLHRARAAGCTEAFTGNDAGNGPMLAINEWFGYAIGATEVRYVRALG; from the coding sequence ATGACTGTCATCGTCCGTGACGTACGGCCCGAGGACGCCGAGGGCTTCGCCCGCGTCCGGCGCGCGGCCGTCCCGTTCATGCTGGCCACCGCCGAGCAGGTGGCGTTCGACTGGGCGCACGCCCATCCCGAGGCCCACTCCCGGCCGCTCGTCGCCGTGACGGAGGACGGGGAGGTGATCGGTACGGCCCAGGTGGGCCTCGCCCACGACGCCCCGAGACCCGGGGTCGGCTACCTCAACGTGTACGTGCACCCGGACCACCAGGGGCTCGGCGCGGGGACGCTGCTGGTGCGCACGGCCGAGGAGCACCTGGCCGAGCGGGGCGCGACGGTGCTGTACGGCTGGGCCATGGACGAGCCGTCGAACCGTGCCTACGCCGAGCGGCGCGGCTACACGGCGAGCCGTACCGCGCACTTCCTGCGGCTCGACCTGACGGCGGGGCTGCCGCCGCTCCAGGCGCCGCCGCCCGGTGTCGCGCTGCTGACCGCCGAGGAGTTCGCGGCCGACCCGCGGCCGCTCTTCGAGCTGGACGCGGTGACCACCGCCGACGAGCCGGGGGACGTGGGGGCGGAGCTGGACGACTACGCCCACTGGCTGGACACCACCTGGAACCATCCCCTGTTCGACCGGGCGCTGACGATGGTGGCGGTGGTGGACGGGGAGCCGGCGGCGTTCAGCGCGGCACGGACCGACGGCCTCGGCCGGTACGCGACGGGGATGACGGGGACGGCCCCGGCCTTCCGCGGCCGCGGGCTCGCCAAGCTCGCCAAGAACGCGTCGCTGCACCGGGCGCGGGCGGCCGGCTGCACGGAGGCGTTCACCGGGAACGACGCGGGGAACGGGCCGATGCTGGCGATCAACGAGTGGTTCGGGTACGCGATCGGGGCGACGGAGGTGCGGTATGTCCGGGCGCTCGGTTGA
- a CDS encoding DUF402 domain-containing protein, producing MSGRSVEVALWKAGRLKIRYPAEVLVETATRRSVRAPWAAEGVRDFGFVRFEPGDVFVEHYWSDRWFTVKEVWSAEGVLKGWYCDITRPAEFGAAGVTVEDLDLDLWVSADGSEVLRLDEDEFAASGLAVSDPEAAERAVAALDELERLGRRGLVALLDG from the coding sequence ATGTCCGGGCGCTCGGTTGAGGTGGCGCTGTGGAAGGCGGGGCGGCTGAAGATCCGCTATCCCGCCGAGGTGCTGGTGGAGACGGCGACGCGGCGCTCGGTGCGGGCGCCGTGGGCGGCGGAGGGGGTGCGGGACTTCGGCTTCGTGCGCTTCGAGCCGGGTGACGTCTTCGTCGAGCACTACTGGTCCGACCGCTGGTTCACCGTGAAGGAGGTGTGGTCGGCGGAGGGCGTGCTCAAGGGCTGGTACTGCGACATCACCCGGCCGGCCGAGTTCGGGGCGGCCGGGGTGACGGTCGAGGACCTGGACCTGGACCTGTGGGTGTCGGCGGACGGCAGCGAGGTGCTCCGGCTCGACGAGGACGAGTTCGCGGCGAGCGGTCTGGCCGTCTCCGATCCGGAGGCGGCCGAGCGGGCCGTGGCCGCCCTCGACGAGCTGGAACGACTGGGCCGCCGGGGCCTGGTGGCCCTTCTGGACGGCTAG
- a CDS encoding DUF6299 family protein, translating into MRVRLALAATALLAAAAAPLAHAGGADGRTADPAARHADFLTVDSAGLLGADGSVTLSGTYRCLDDSAGPVFVSSTLRQQDRSVGIGGTRAVCDGLLRTWTNSAVVKDPAYQPGEARVEATLMQLTPQGDLGLPTPGFLAVKDAGVTLN; encoded by the coding sequence ATGCGCGTCCGACTCGCCCTCGCCGCCACCGCGCTCCTCGCCGCGGCCGCCGCCCCCCTCGCCCACGCGGGAGGGGCGGACGGCCGCACGGCCGACCCGGCCGCGCGCCACGCGGACTTCCTCACGGTCGACTCGGCCGGACTCCTCGGCGCCGACGGCTCGGTCACCCTCTCCGGCACCTACCGCTGCCTCGACGACAGCGCCGGCCCGGTCTTCGTCAGCTCCACCCTCCGCCAGCAGGACCGTTCCGTCGGCATCGGCGGCACCCGCGCCGTCTGCGACGGCCTGCTCCGCACCTGGACCAACAGCGCGGTGGTGAAGGACCCCGCCTACCAGCCGGGCGAGGCCCGCGTCGAGGCCACCCTGATGCAGCTCACCCCCCAGGGCGACCTCGGCCTCCCCACCCCCGGCTTCCTCGCCGTGAAGGACGCCGGCGTCACCCTGAACTAG
- a CDS encoding tripartite tricarboxylate transporter permease, protein MESLTSLMDGFGTALTPVNLLWAAVGVLLGTAIGVLPGIGPAMAVALLLPVTYGLEPTGAFIMFAGIYYGAMFGGSTTSILLNTPGESAAVVAAMEGHPMAKAGRGAQALAAAAIGHFTGGMIGTILLVALAPAIAALAVGIGAPDYFALMVLAFIAVTSVLGSSRIRGIASLLIGLTLGLVGLDQLTGQQRLTFGSLQLADGIDVVIVAVGLFAIGEALWVAAHLRRTAGRPVPVGRPWLGREDVRRTWKPWLRGPFIGFPFGAIPAGGAEIPTFLSYVTEKRLSRHKDQFGKGAIEGVAGPESAASASAAGTLVSMLTLGLPTTAVAAVMLAAFQQYGIQPGPLLFEREPELVWGLIASLFVGMVLLLALNLPLAPVWAKLLRIPRPYLYAGILFFAAVGAYAVGGEALDLVVLLVVGLLGLGMRRYGLPVLPAVIGVILGPAAEQQLRRALQISDGSVTGLVNTPFSVTVYAVVLLLLGWPLLRKAVTRRRTAA, encoded by the coding sequence ATGGAATCCCTGACCTCCCTGATGGACGGCTTCGGGACCGCCCTCACCCCCGTCAACCTGCTGTGGGCCGCCGTCGGCGTGCTCCTCGGCACCGCGATCGGCGTGCTGCCCGGCATCGGCCCCGCCATGGCCGTCGCCCTGCTGCTCCCGGTGACCTACGGCCTCGAACCGACCGGCGCGTTCATCATGTTCGCCGGCATCTACTACGGCGCCATGTTCGGCGGCTCCACCACCTCGATCCTGCTGAACACCCCGGGTGAGAGCGCGGCCGTCGTCGCCGCCATGGAAGGCCATCCGATGGCCAAGGCGGGGCGTGGCGCGCAGGCGCTCGCCGCCGCCGCGATCGGCCACTTCACCGGCGGCATGATCGGCACGATCCTGCTGGTCGCGCTCGCCCCGGCGATCGCCGCCCTCGCCGTCGGCATCGGCGCGCCCGACTACTTCGCCCTGATGGTCCTCGCCTTCATCGCGGTGACCTCGGTCCTCGGCTCCTCCCGGATCCGCGGGATCGCCTCCCTGCTCATCGGCCTCACCCTCGGCCTGGTCGGCCTCGACCAGCTCACCGGCCAGCAGCGGCTCACCTTCGGCTCGCTCCAGCTCGCCGACGGCATCGACGTCGTCATCGTCGCGGTCGGCCTGTTCGCCATCGGCGAGGCCCTGTGGGTCGCCGCCCACCTGCGCCGCACGGCCGGCCGGCCCGTCCCGGTGGGCCGCCCGTGGCTGGGCCGGGAGGACGTGAGGCGCACCTGGAAGCCGTGGCTGCGCGGCCCGTTCATCGGCTTCCCGTTCGGCGCGATCCCGGCCGGCGGCGCCGAGATCCCGACCTTCCTGTCGTACGTCACGGAGAAGCGGCTCTCGCGGCACAAGGACCAGTTCGGCAAGGGCGCCATCGAGGGCGTCGCCGGACCCGAGTCGGCCGCCTCCGCCTCCGCCGCCGGCACCCTCGTCTCCATGCTGACGCTCGGACTGCCGACGACCGCGGTCGCCGCGGTGATGCTCGCCGCCTTCCAGCAGTACGGCATCCAGCCGGGCCCGCTGCTCTTCGAGCGGGAGCCCGAGCTGGTGTGGGGCCTGATCGCCTCGCTCTTCGTGGGCATGGTCCTGCTGCTCGCGCTCAACCTGCCGCTCGCGCCCGTCTGGGCGAAGCTGCTGCGCATCCCGCGCCCGTACCTCTACGCCGGCATCCTGTTCTTCGCCGCCGTCGGCGCGTACGCGGTCGGCGGCGAGGCCCTCGACCTGGTCGTCCTCCTGGTGGTCGGCCTCCTCGGCCTCGGCATGCGCCGCTACGGCCTGCCGGTGCTGCCCGCGGTCATCGGCGTCATCCTCGGCCCGGCCGCCGAACAGCAGCTCCGCCGCGCCCTCCAGATCAGCGACGGCTCCGTCACCGGCCTGGTGAACACCCCGTTCTCGGTGACCGTCTACGCGGTCGTGCTGCTCCTGCTGGGGTGGCCGCTGCTGCGGAAGGCGGTGACCCGCCGCCGTACCGCCGCCTGA
- a CDS encoding tripartite tricarboxylate transporter TctB family protein encodes MTTPKPSRLRDRSELGVSALLLLLGVLVLTDALTLDVDVTARGPVGPATVPLVVGCGLLVVAVLLALDVLHGGRGEAEGGEDIDLDAPADWRTVLLLTGVFLGFAVLIGPLGFPVSGALLFWGAAYALGSRHPARDPLIAAVLSLLTYGVFDRLLGVPLPGGPLMGVL; translated from the coding sequence GTGACCACCCCCAAGCCCTCCCGGCTGCGCGACCGCTCCGAGCTCGGCGTCAGCGCCCTCCTGCTCCTCCTCGGCGTCCTCGTCCTCACCGACGCCCTCACCCTCGACGTCGACGTCACCGCCCGCGGTCCCGTCGGCCCCGCCACCGTCCCCCTCGTCGTCGGCTGCGGCCTCCTCGTCGTCGCCGTCCTGCTCGCCCTCGACGTGCTCCACGGCGGCCGCGGCGAGGCCGAGGGCGGCGAGGACATCGACCTCGACGCCCCCGCCGACTGGCGCACCGTCCTGCTGCTCACCGGCGTCTTCCTCGGCTTCGCCGTCCTCATCGGCCCGCTGGGCTTCCCGGTCTCCGGCGCCCTCCTCTTCTGGGGCGCGGCCTACGCCCTCGGCAGCCGCCACCCCGCCCGGGACCCGCTGATCGCGGCCGTCCTCTCCCTCCTCACCTACGGCGTCTTCGACCGCCTGCTGGGCGTCCCGCTGCCCGGCGGGCCGCTGATGGGAGTGCTCTGA
- a CDS encoding tripartite tricarboxylate transporter substrate binding protein — MRLRTPFALLGAALLVLVGPPLLTPGSGSGTGTDIPGLRFMVPNTPGGGYDITARTAAKNAEEAGLTGDIEVFNLPGAGGTVGLTRLVGERGDGRIAMSMGLGVVGAVHTNKTPRTLADTTPIARLTEEQDIVVVSKDSPYTTLQELLADWRKDPGKLPVGGGSSPGGPDHLAPMLMAQAAGIPPKDVNYIPFDGGGELLASILGSKVAFGVSGVGEYLDQIKAGELRLLAVTGAERVPGLDAPTLREAGLDTEFTNWRGIVAPPGLTDAERDRLVTLVTKLHDSPQWRESLKTHGWTDAFLPGEEFGAFLTAQNTRVDTVLKELGL; from the coding sequence GTGCGTCTTCGCACCCCCTTCGCCCTGCTCGGGGCGGCGCTGCTGGTGCTCGTGGGGCCACCGCTGCTCACCCCCGGCAGCGGCTCCGGCACCGGCACCGACATACCCGGCCTGCGGTTCATGGTCCCCAACACGCCCGGCGGCGGCTACGACATCACCGCCCGCACGGCGGCGAAGAACGCCGAGGAAGCCGGCCTCACCGGCGACATCGAGGTCTTCAACCTGCCCGGCGCGGGCGGCACCGTCGGCCTCACCCGGCTCGTCGGCGAGCGCGGCGACGGCCGCATCGCCATGTCGATGGGGCTCGGCGTCGTCGGCGCCGTCCACACCAACAAGACCCCCCGCACCCTCGCCGACACCACCCCGATCGCCCGGCTCACCGAGGAGCAGGACATCGTCGTGGTCTCCAAGGACTCCCCGTACACCACCCTCCAGGAGCTGCTCGCGGACTGGCGGAAGGACCCCGGGAAGCTGCCCGTCGGCGGCGGCTCCTCGCCCGGCGGCCCCGACCACCTCGCGCCGATGCTGATGGCCCAGGCCGCCGGCATCCCGCCCAAGGACGTCAACTACATCCCCTTCGACGGCGGCGGCGAACTCCTCGCCTCCATCCTCGGCTCCAAGGTCGCCTTCGGCGTCTCCGGCGTCGGCGAGTACCTCGACCAGATCAAGGCCGGCGAACTGCGGCTGCTCGCCGTCACCGGCGCCGAGCGGGTCCCCGGCCTCGACGCCCCCACCCTCCGCGAGGCCGGCCTCGACACCGAGTTCACCAACTGGCGCGGCATCGTCGCCCCGCCCGGGCTCACCGACGCCGAGCGGGACCGGCTCGTCACCCTCGTCACGAAGCTGCACGACTCGCCCCAGTGGCGCGAGTCCCTGAAGACCCACGGCTGGACCGACGCCTTCCTGCCCGGCGAGGAGTTCGGCGCCTTCCTGACCGCGCAGAACACCCGCGTCGACACGGTGCTGAAGGAGCTCGGACTGTGA
- a CDS encoding response regulator, whose translation MTKVLVVDDDFMVAKLHSRYVSAVPGFSVVGVAHSGAEALRAAHRLRPDLLLLDIFLPDMDGIGVLRELRGAGLAADALFITAARDAGMVRAALRAGALHYLIKPFNQAALHEQLRHVAALRSRLDGLDEARQEDVDQIFGTRPRGSRELPKGLAAHTAELVEGILRAHPEGLSATECAEAGSLSRVSARRYLEHFAATGRAEVTLRYGGTGRPERRYRPAG comes from the coding sequence GTGACGAAGGTGCTGGTGGTCGACGACGACTTCATGGTGGCCAAGCTGCACAGCCGCTATGTGTCGGCCGTGCCGGGCTTCTCCGTCGTCGGTGTCGCGCACAGCGGCGCGGAGGCGCTGCGCGCCGCGCACCGGCTCCGTCCCGACCTGCTGCTGCTCGACATCTTCCTGCCGGACATGGACGGCATCGGGGTGCTGCGCGAGCTGCGGGGGGCCGGTCTGGCGGCGGACGCGCTCTTCATCACGGCGGCCCGGGACGCGGGCATGGTCCGGGCGGCGCTGCGGGCCGGCGCCCTGCACTACCTGATCAAGCCCTTCAACCAGGCGGCGCTGCACGAGCAGCTGCGGCACGTGGCCGCGCTGCGCAGCCGGCTGGACGGTCTGGACGAGGCGCGGCAGGAGGACGTGGACCAGATCTTCGGCACCCGTCCGCGCGGCTCCCGCGAGCTGCCCAAGGGGCTGGCGGCGCACACGGCGGAGCTGGTGGAGGGCATCCTGCGCGCCCATCCCGAGGGTCTGTCGGCGACGGAGTGCGCGGAGGCGGGCTCGCTCTCCCGGGTCAGCGCCCGGCGCTATCTGGAGCACTTCGCGGCCACGGGCCGCGCCGAGGTGACCCTCCGCTACGGGGGCACGGGCCGGCCGGAGCGGCGGTACCGGCCGGCGGGGTGA
- a CDS encoding lytic polysaccharide monooxygenase, translated as MTSRRTAAVAGTVLVLAGFSGAPAFAHGSMTDPVSRVAACYAEGPESPDSAACRAAVAASGPQAFYDWNAVNIADAAGRHRELIPDGKLCSAGNDKYRGLDLARADWPASPLAPGKHTFRYKGTAPHKGTFALYVTKDGYDPSAPLTWSDLEERPFLTVTDPGMSGGDYVFEGTVPEKSGRHLIYSIWQRSDSPEAFYTCSDVVFGGEGGTGGGAAPSASAPTDTQVEEGAEESSVEHGGHGDHDASTGAGATAAAPEPTAETAPSAEPATAAAEPAAATPSVTASAAPVPAPAPAGGSVELAETGGSSVTPYLALGGAGVLAAGAAVLFRVTRRRTR; from the coding sequence ATGACGTCTCGTCGTACGGCCGCGGTCGCCGGCACCGTTCTGGTCCTCGCCGGGTTCTCCGGCGCGCCCGCCTTCGCGCACGGTTCGATGACGGACCCGGTGAGCCGGGTCGCGGCCTGTTACGCGGAGGGGCCCGAGTCGCCGGATTCGGCGGCGTGCCGGGCGGCGGTGGCGGCGAGCGGGCCGCAGGCGTTCTACGACTGGAACGCGGTGAACATCGCGGACGCGGCCGGCCGGCACCGGGAGCTGATCCCGGACGGGAAGCTGTGCAGCGCGGGCAACGACAAGTACCGGGGCCTGGACCTGGCCCGGGCGGACTGGCCGGCCTCGCCGCTGGCACCCGGGAAGCACACCTTCCGCTACAAGGGGACGGCGCCGCACAAGGGCACGTTCGCGCTGTACGTGACGAAGGACGGCTACGACCCGTCCGCGCCGCTGACGTGGTCGGACCTGGAGGAGCGGCCGTTCCTGACGGTGACCGACCCGGGGATGTCGGGCGGCGACTACGTCTTCGAGGGGACGGTGCCGGAGAAGTCGGGCCGCCACCTGATCTACTCGATCTGGCAGCGGTCCGACTCCCCCGAGGCGTTCTACACCTGCTCCGACGTGGTCTTCGGCGGGGAGGGCGGGACGGGCGGCGGTGCCGCGCCGTCCGCGTCCGCGCCGACGGACACGCAGGTCGAGGAGGGCGCGGAGGAGTCCTCGGTCGAGCACGGCGGGCACGGGGACCACGACGCGTCGACCGGCGCGGGGGCCACCGCGGCGGCGCCCGAGCCGACCGCGGAGACGGCCCCGTCCGCCGAGCCGGCCACGGCGGCGGCGGAGCCCGCCGCCGCGACGCCGTCGGTGACCGCGTCCGCCGCCCCGGTCCCGGCCCCCGCCCCCGCCGGGGGGTCGGTGGAGCTGGCCGAGACCGGCGGGTCCTCCGTCACCCCGTACCTCGCGCTCGGCGGTGCCGGTGTGCTGGCGGCCGGCGCGGCGGTGCTGTTCCGCGTGACCCGGCGGCGTACCCGCTAG
- a CDS encoding esterase/lipase family protein translates to MLPWKHLTRALSVLLLTVAAVLAPTAAAQAAEPSRGWNDWNCKPSAAHPRPVVLVHGTLGNSIDNWLALAPYLVNRGYCVYSLDYGQLPNVPFFHGLGPIERSAGQLDAFVDRVLAATGAPEADLVGHSQGGMMPRWYLKFLGGAEKVNALVGIAPDNHGTTLLGLTRLLPYFPGAEDLITANTPGLTDQIAGSAFLTRLNEGGDTVPGVRYHVIATQYDEVVTPYRSQFLSGPNVTNVLLQDKCALDLSEHVTVGTVDRIAFHEVANALDPAHATPTTCLSVIG, encoded by the coding sequence ATGCTGCCCTGGAAACACCTCACCAGAGCGCTGTCCGTCCTGCTCCTGACGGTCGCCGCCGTGCTCGCCCCCACCGCCGCCGCCCAGGCCGCCGAGCCCAGCCGCGGCTGGAACGACTGGAACTGCAAGCCCTCCGCCGCCCACCCGCGCCCGGTCGTCCTCGTCCACGGAACCCTCGGCAACTCGATCGACAACTGGCTGGCCCTCGCCCCCTACCTGGTCAACCGGGGCTACTGCGTCTACTCGCTCGACTACGGGCAGCTGCCGAACGTGCCCTTCTTCCACGGCCTCGGCCCCATCGAGCGGTCCGCCGGGCAGCTCGACGCCTTCGTCGACCGGGTCCTCGCCGCCACCGGCGCCCCCGAGGCCGACCTCGTCGGCCACTCGCAGGGCGGCATGATGCCCCGCTGGTACCTCAAGTTCCTCGGCGGGGCCGAGAAGGTGAACGCGCTCGTCGGCATCGCCCCCGACAACCACGGCACCACCCTGCTCGGCCTCACCAGGCTCCTGCCGTACTTCCCCGGCGCCGAGGACCTCATCACGGCGAACACCCCGGGCCTCACCGACCAGATCGCCGGCTCGGCCTTCCTCACCCGGCTCAACGAGGGCGGCGACACCGTGCCCGGCGTCCGCTACCACGTCATCGCGACCCAGTACGACGAGGTCGTCACCCCGTACCGCTCGCAGTTCCTCTCGGGGCCGAACGTCACCAACGTCCTCCTCCAGGACAAGTGCGCCCTCGACCTCTCCGAGCACGTGACCGTCGGCACGGTGGACCGGATCGCCTTCCACGAGGTGGCCAACGCCCTCGACCCGGCCCACGCCACCCCGACCACCTGCCTGTCGGTGATCGGCTGA
- a CDS encoding DNA polymerase Y family protein, producing MILCVRFRPETPEPLFPRLVDLLGEFTPVVEAAPPHEALADVRGALRYFGRTPAELAAVIRVRALALYGADCVIGAGPNPMLARMAAREARPGLTLTVDDPAAFLRDRPVVALDGVGRTTARTLCGYGLDSVGRVADAPLAVLQRLVGAKAGRDLWERAQGIDRTPVVPNAAARSLAAERSFPYDELDRAAQRRALLSLATELGTRLRTGSQVCRSLALTVRYADRSTTSRSRTLPEPTAHGTALTALAYALHDSLGLQRARVRGLALRAEGLGPAERAAHQLTFDPADEKARRIEAVADRARAKFGPRAILPGSLAA from the coding sequence ATGATCCTCTGCGTACGGTTCCGCCCGGAGACGCCGGAACCGCTCTTCCCCCGACTGGTCGACCTGCTCGGCGAGTTCACCCCCGTCGTGGAGGCCGCCCCGCCGCACGAGGCGCTCGCCGACGTGCGCGGCGCGCTGCGCTACTTCGGCCGCACCCCCGCCGAACTCGCCGCCGTGATCCGCGTCCGGGCCCTCGCCCTGTACGGCGCCGACTGCGTCATCGGCGCCGGGCCCAACCCGATGCTGGCCCGGATGGCCGCCCGCGAGGCCCGCCCCGGCCTCACCCTGACCGTCGACGACCCGGCGGCCTTCCTGCGCGACCGCCCCGTCGTCGCGCTCGACGGCGTCGGCCGCACCACCGCCCGCACCCTCTGCGGCTACGGGCTCGACTCCGTGGGCCGGGTCGCCGACGCCCCGCTCGCCGTGCTCCAGCGGCTCGTCGGCGCCAAGGCCGGCCGCGACCTGTGGGAACGGGCCCAGGGCATCGACCGCACCCCCGTCGTCCCGAACGCCGCCGCCCGGTCGCTGGCCGCCGAGCGCTCCTTCCCGTACGACGAACTCGACCGCGCCGCACAGCGCCGCGCCCTGCTCTCGCTCGCCACCGAACTGGGCACCCGGCTGCGGACCGGCTCCCAGGTCTGCCGGTCCCTCGCGCTCACCGTGCGGTACGCCGACCGGAGCACCACCAGCCGGAGCCGCACCCTGCCCGAACCGACCGCCCACGGCACGGCGCTCACCGCCCTCGCGTACGCGCTCCACGACTCCCTCGGCCTCCAGCGGGCCCGGGTGCGGGGCCTCGCGCTGCGCGCCGAGGGCCTGGGACCCGCCGAACGGGCCGCGCACCAGCTCACCTTCGACCCGGCGGACGAGAAGGCCCGGCGGATCGAGGCGGTGGCCGACCGGGCGCGCGCGAAGTTCGGGCCGCGGGCGATCCTGCCGGGCTCCCTGGCGGCCTGA